The following are encoded together in the Gadus chalcogrammus isolate NIFS_2021 chromosome 2, NIFS_Gcha_1.0, whole genome shotgun sequence genome:
- the LOC130370083 gene encoding immunoglobulin lambda-1 light chain-like, producing the protein MLGTLCSLLAALTCVSAVTVVTQQPSVVTLTRGESASIDCNLGSVTDQSARWCKQIPGGVPQYMLRFRHTWTDVKYGSGFSSPHFTSTSQSGTDYRLIINNVEEGDSAVYYCHTWDSSAKEWVFGGGTKVIVTGSSLPPPVLTFYRPSTNPLSSSHAPLVCLARQMSIGFAEVSWLVNGSPVTEGTWTSTAVQHPDKTFQLSSYLSLPGCDSEDRSYTCKVTVGSSSFEKTMRMSECRSTVE; encoded by the exons ATGCTGGggactctctgctctctcctggcTGCTCTCACAT GTGTGAGCGCTGTGACTGTGGTGACACAGCAGCCTTCTGTAGTGACGCTGACCAGAGGAGAGTCGGCCTCCATCGACTGTAACCTGGGGAGTGTTACGGATCAGTCTGCTCGCTGGTGTAAACAGATACCTGGAGGAGTTCCACAGTATATGCTGCGTTTTCGCCATACCTGGACCGATGTAAAATATGGTTCTGGATTCTCCTCACCTCATTTTACATCTACTAGCCAGTCCGGTACTGATTATCGCTTGATCATCAATAATGTGGAGGAGGGAGACTCTGCCGTTTATTACTGTCATACATGGGATAGTTCTGCTAAAGAATG GGTATTCGGCGGAGGTACCAAGGTGATCGTTACAG GctccagcctccctcctcctgtcctgACATTCTACCGTCCTTCCACCAATCCGCTCTCGTCCAGCCATGCCCCTCTGGTCTGTCTGGCACGGCAGATGTCTATCGGCTTCGCAGAGGTGAGCTGGCTGGTCAACGGGAGTCCGGTCACCGAAGGGACTTGGACCAGCACCGCAGTTCAGCACCCCGACAAGACTTTCCAACTCAGCAGCTATCTGTCCCTTCCAGGCTGTGACAGCGAGGACAGGAGCTACACATGTAAAGTGACCGTGGGTTCAAGCTCCTTTGAGAAAACAATGAGGATGTCTGAATGTCGGAGCACTGTAGAATAA
- the LOC130369830 gene encoding uncharacterized protein LOC130369830 isoform X2 — MGRLDEAAKLKVVELRKAGLSFRKIKAVLELENIKVSAQAIYLYLREFQGRPAGRGRAGGSGSSVAPETPQGPARPKPWNNSQLQNLLREASHQANCIVALEFAKKSTAGSEARPNSSGSSDAGVGGRSEEPAEGNREEADIQIVSVTSLAQNSQPRPLQSPMARAAAGAHSTTVATSLAALRRRVSPSPAATNPILAARKRLLDKALSHRAKSFQPMGPPSRRYQPSVAAEDLRRVMARDLEKYSNDNTFMTGQPGGTNDPRRGVPQRPALSIRSPQPPPRVGVRPPALLTSPASRTPQIRLHAPGGPSNARRDGGIGPSGSISPQQKEAPTRSLGGGGGPGAGGGGLQDQVQLLATEVRGLGLAVKMLVEQQSRLEREQTQQTRVQKQILGALQGLASSLGPCRGVPARPDKAPTPPAMPTAPAAAAAFSEDPFTYSQGAYTPCNQAQSSYSSMDGLEIVEAFKLPELRSAGVNGFPPCSNAGPLSHSYTQAQPYTTAYTQQHSQAAMPCYTQSLAQTYVQANAQSFRGLDAKVSEFPSGCLEGSLQDCSIPTEQVMKSTQSSMEDQLNIIKVEET, encoded by the exons ATGGGCCGGCTGGACGAGGCCGCCAAGCTGAAAGTGGTGGAGTTGCGGAAGGCGGGCTTGAGTTTCCGTAAAATAAAAGCGGTGCTCGAGCTGGAGAACATTAAGGTGTCTGCCCAGGCCATCTACTTGTACCTGAGGGAGTTCCAAGGCAGGCCAGCTGGAAGAGGACGAGCCGGGGGGTCTGGGAGCAGCGTGGCACCGGAGACACCACAAGGACCGGCCAGGCCCAAACCTTGGAACAATTCTCAGCTGCAGAACCTACTACGGGAAGCCTCTCATCAGGCCAACTGTATCGTAGCATTGGAATTCGCCAAGAAAAGCACGGCGGGTTCAGAGGCGAGGCCAAACTCCTCTGGGTCGAGTGACGCCGGGGTCGGGGGCCGGTCCGAGGAGCCAGCTGAGGGCAACCGGGAGGAGGCTGATATCCAGATTGTTAGCGTCACCTCCCTAGCCCAGAACAGCCAGCCGAGGCCGCTCCAGTCCCCTATGGCGCGGGCGGCTGCGGGGGCACATTCCACGACGGTGGCGACATCACTGGCCGCACTGCGAAGGAGAGTCTCGCCCTCGCCAGCGGCCACGAATCCTATCCTAGCAGCCCGTAAAAGACTCCTGGACAAAGCCCTGTCACACAGGGCAAAG TCCTTCCAACCGATGGGACCACCATCACGTAGGTACCAGCCCAGCGTCGCCGCGGAGGATTTGAGGCGTGTGATGGCCAGAGATCTTGAAAAGTATAGCAATGATAAC ACTTTTATGACGGGGCAGCCCGGAGGAACCAATGACCCAAGGAGGGGTGTCCCACAACGGCCCGCCCTGTCAATTCGTtcccctcaaccaccaccaagAGTTGGCGTTCGACCCCCGGCCCTTCTGACGTCCCCGGCCTCCAGGACCCCACAAATACGTCTTCACGCCCCCGGGGGTCCGTCCAACGCCCGACGAGATGGGGGTATCGGCCCATCGGGGAGTATCAGCCCCCAGCAGAAGGAGGCTCCGACGAGAagtctgggtgggggtggtgggcccggtgctgggggggggggccttcaggACCAGGTGCAGCTCCTGGCCACCGAGGTGCGCGGCCTGGGCCTGGCGGTGAAGATGTTGGTGGAGCAGCAGAGCCGCCTGGAGAGGGAGCAGACGCAGCAGACGCGAGTCCAGAAGCAGATCCTGGGCGCACTCCAGGGCCTCGCCTCGAGCCTCGGCCCGTGTCGCGGTGTTCCCGCGCGGCCCGACAAAGCCCCCACGCCACCCGCCATGCCCACGGccccggccgccgccgctgcgTTCAGCGAGGACCCGTTCACCTACAGCCAGGGTGCTTACACGCCGTGCAACCAGGCGCAGTCCAGCTACAGCTCCATGGATGGTTTGGAGATTGTGGAGGCCTTTAAACTGCCAGAACTAAGGAGCGCGGGCGTCAACGGGTTTCCCCCTTGTAGCAATGCCGGGCCTTTGTCCCACTCCTACACCCAAGCACAGCCCTATACCACCGcgtacacacagcaacacagtcAAGCGGCAATGCCTTGCTACACACAGTCCTTGGCTCAAACATATGTCCAGGCGAATGCTCAGTCATTCCGAGGCCTGGACGCTAAGGTTTCTGAATTCCCCAGTGGTTGTTTGGAAGGGTCTCTACAGGACTGCAGTATCCCTACAGAGCAGGTGATGAAGTCGACCCAGTCTTCAATGGAGGACCAACTCAATATTATTAAAGTGGAAGAAACTTAG
- the LOC130369830 gene encoding uncharacterized protein LOC130369830 isoform X1, whose amino-acid sequence MGRLDEAAKLKVVELRKAGLSFRKIKAVLELENIKVSAQAIYLYLREFQGRPAGRGRAGGSGSSVAPETPQGPARPKPWNNSQLQNLLREASHQANCIVALEFAKKSTAGSEARPNSSGSSDAGVGGRSEEPAEGNREEADIQIVSVTSLAQNSQPRPLQSPMARAAAGAHSTTVATSLAALRRRVSPSPAATNPILAARKRLLDKALSHRAKQSFQPMGPPSRRYQPSVAAEDLRRVMARDLEKYSNDNTFMTGQPGGTNDPRRGVPQRPALSIRSPQPPPRVGVRPPALLTSPASRTPQIRLHAPGGPSNARRDGGIGPSGSISPQQKEAPTRSLGGGGGPGAGGGGLQDQVQLLATEVRGLGLAVKMLVEQQSRLEREQTQQTRVQKQILGALQGLASSLGPCRGVPARPDKAPTPPAMPTAPAAAAAFSEDPFTYSQGAYTPCNQAQSSYSSMDGLEIVEAFKLPELRSAGVNGFPPCSNAGPLSHSYTQAQPYTTAYTQQHSQAAMPCYTQSLAQTYVQANAQSFRGLDAKVSEFPSGCLEGSLQDCSIPTEQVMKSTQSSMEDQLNIIKVEET is encoded by the exons ATGGGCCGGCTGGACGAGGCCGCCAAGCTGAAAGTGGTGGAGTTGCGGAAGGCGGGCTTGAGTTTCCGTAAAATAAAAGCGGTGCTCGAGCTGGAGAACATTAAGGTGTCTGCCCAGGCCATCTACTTGTACCTGAGGGAGTTCCAAGGCAGGCCAGCTGGAAGAGGACGAGCCGGGGGGTCTGGGAGCAGCGTGGCACCGGAGACACCACAAGGACCGGCCAGGCCCAAACCTTGGAACAATTCTCAGCTGCAGAACCTACTACGGGAAGCCTCTCATCAGGCCAACTGTATCGTAGCATTGGAATTCGCCAAGAAAAGCACGGCGGGTTCAGAGGCGAGGCCAAACTCCTCTGGGTCGAGTGACGCCGGGGTCGGGGGCCGGTCCGAGGAGCCAGCTGAGGGCAACCGGGAGGAGGCTGATATCCAGATTGTTAGCGTCACCTCCCTAGCCCAGAACAGCCAGCCGAGGCCGCTCCAGTCCCCTATGGCGCGGGCGGCTGCGGGGGCACATTCCACGACGGTGGCGACATCACTGGCCGCACTGCGAAGGAGAGTCTCGCCCTCGCCAGCGGCCACGAATCCTATCCTAGCAGCCCGTAAAAGACTCCTGGACAAAGCCCTGTCACACAGGGCAAAG CAGTCCTTCCAACCGATGGGACCACCATCACGTAGGTACCAGCCCAGCGTCGCCGCGGAGGATTTGAGGCGTGTGATGGCCAGAGATCTTGAAAAGTATAGCAATGATAAC ACTTTTATGACGGGGCAGCCCGGAGGAACCAATGACCCAAGGAGGGGTGTCCCACAACGGCCCGCCCTGTCAATTCGTtcccctcaaccaccaccaagAGTTGGCGTTCGACCCCCGGCCCTTCTGACGTCCCCGGCCTCCAGGACCCCACAAATACGTCTTCACGCCCCCGGGGGTCCGTCCAACGCCCGACGAGATGGGGGTATCGGCCCATCGGGGAGTATCAGCCCCCAGCAGAAGGAGGCTCCGACGAGAagtctgggtgggggtggtgggcccggtgctgggggggggggccttcaggACCAGGTGCAGCTCCTGGCCACCGAGGTGCGCGGCCTGGGCCTGGCGGTGAAGATGTTGGTGGAGCAGCAGAGCCGCCTGGAGAGGGAGCAGACGCAGCAGACGCGAGTCCAGAAGCAGATCCTGGGCGCACTCCAGGGCCTCGCCTCGAGCCTCGGCCCGTGTCGCGGTGTTCCCGCGCGGCCCGACAAAGCCCCCACGCCACCCGCCATGCCCACGGccccggccgccgccgctgcgTTCAGCGAGGACCCGTTCACCTACAGCCAGGGTGCTTACACGCCGTGCAACCAGGCGCAGTCCAGCTACAGCTCCATGGATGGTTTGGAGATTGTGGAGGCCTTTAAACTGCCAGAACTAAGGAGCGCGGGCGTCAACGGGTTTCCCCCTTGTAGCAATGCCGGGCCTTTGTCCCACTCCTACACCCAAGCACAGCCCTATACCACCGcgtacacacagcaacacagtcAAGCGGCAATGCCTTGCTACACACAGTCCTTGGCTCAAACATATGTCCAGGCGAATGCTCAGTCATTCCGAGGCCTGGACGCTAAGGTTTCTGAATTCCCCAGTGGTTGTTTGGAAGGGTCTCTACAGGACTGCAGTATCCCTACAGAGCAGGTGATGAAGTCGACCCAGTCTTCAATGGAGGACCAACTCAATATTATTAAAGTGGAAGAAACTTAG
- the LOC130369959 gene encoding arf-GAP with dual PH domain-containing protein 1-like, translating into MYWSMRYTEQVVERTCTMATESTDEKKNRQLLEQLLDKPGNGTCADCGAPDPTWASYTLGVFICQSCSGLHRNITYISKLKSVLLDPWSDSEAEFLASTGNNKAKARYEQNVPPFYYRPTHTDCTLLREQWIRARYERNEFACLERQEPYSSGYREGLLWKRGKDNGQYLSRKFILSEREGVLKYYNKHDAKEPKAVMKINTLNATFQPTKIGNAHGLQLTYLNDNSTRNIFVYHMDGKEMVDWFNAIRAARFHYLQVAYPGASISDLVPQLTRNYIKEGHMEKTGPKHKEGFKKRWFTLDDRRLMYFKDPLDANARGEVFIGSKENNYFVLPGLSSPCQGLNWRFGVTIVTPDRKFLFACETEAEQKDWLTVFHRVVSRPMLPQEYAVEARFKHKS; encoded by the exons ATGTATTGGAGTATGAGATACACCGAGCAAGTGGTTGAAAGAACATGCACTATGGCTACGGAATCCACGGATGAAAAAAAGAACAGACAGCTCCTCGAACAACTTTTGGACAAACCTGGGAATGGAACCTGTGCGGATTGTGGAGCTCCAG ACCCCACCTGGGCCTCCTACACGCTGGGTGTCTTCATCTGTCAAAGCTGTTCAGGCCTCCACCGAAACATCACGTACATTAGCAAACTCAAGTCAGTCCTACTTGACCCCTGGAGCGACTCTGAGGCCGAG TTCCTGGCCTCCACAGGCAACAACAAGGCGAAGGCCCGGTACGAACAGAACGTGCCCCCGTTTTACTACCgacccacgcacacagactgCAC GCTCTTGCGGGAACAGTGGATCAGAGCCAGGTATGAGAGGAACGAGTTTGCCTGCCTCGAGAGGCAGGAGCCATACTCTTCAG GCTATAGAGAGGGGTTACTATGGAAACGAGGCAAAGACAACGGACAGTACCTCAGCCGAAAGTTCATTCTGTCCGAGCGGGAAGGTGTTCTGAAGTACTACAACAAGCACgat GCTAAGGAACCTAAGGCAGTGATGAAAATCAATACCCTCAATGCAACCTTTCAGCCAACTAAAATCGGCAACGCCCATGGGCTGCAGTTAACCTATCTGAACGACAACAGCACAAGGAACATCTTTGTTTACCATATGGACGGCAAG GAAATGGTCGACTGGTTTAATGCCATTCGAGCAGCTCGGTTTCACTATCTCCAAGTGGCCTATCCTGGAGCCTCCATCAGTGAC TTGGTACCACAGCTAACACGTAACTACATTAAGGAAGGCCACATGGAGAAGACGGGCCCAAAG CACAAAGAGGGCTTCAAGAAGAGATGGTTCACCTTGGATGACAGGAGGCTAATGTACTTCAAAGATCCCCTG GACGCCAACGCACGGGGAGAAGTGTTCATCGGCAGCAAGGAGAACAATTACTTCGTTCTTCCCGGTCTCTCCTCGCCCTGCCAGGGTCTTAACTGGCGGTTTGGAGTCACCATAGTAACCCCCGACAGGAAGTTCCTCTTTGCCTGCGAGACCGAAGCGGAGCAGAAAGACTGGCTCACCGTCTTTCACCGGGTGGTGAGCAGGCCGATGCTTCCCCAGGAGTACGCAG TCGAGGCTCGCTTTAAGCACAAATCCTAG